One Desulforhopalus sp. DNA segment encodes these proteins:
- a CDS encoding GPW/gp25 family protein — MSYDFLGKGLRYPFRFQSVSGGTQVSTATSREHEHIRESILQILGTRIGERFMNPEFGSRLKDLVFEQNDEVLKGLLRHYVIDAIKRWEKRVIITEVHFDDRPLNIDGNLLLVHIAYRVIQSQVDGNLVYPFYREDPNNPAPSYPQPEPEPEPPPVRSVRLSPDVRTLFNLLWFDAAEMSPDPDDSLIWPAGEYEVAYIEGAFQDRNGKWIVSDPGDNHGHYLTFEGAPETEAPQAEHALYLAASGLGFDTQSQAEDNAAGTVHRITTLEPGRIGLFYFEGKKESHYLNNTSGQPNPVWQLRGPL; from the coding sequence ATGAGCTACGACTTTCTCGGCAAGGGGCTGCGTTACCCGTTCCGGTTTCAGTCGGTATCCGGCGGCACCCAGGTCTCGACCGCCACCTCGCGGGAGCACGAGCATATCCGCGAAAGCATCCTGCAGATCCTCGGCACCCGGATCGGCGAACGGTTCATGAATCCGGAGTTCGGCTCCCGGCTGAAGGATCTGGTGTTCGAACAGAACGACGAGGTGCTCAAGGGCCTGCTGCGCCATTACGTGATCGACGCCATCAAGCGCTGGGAAAAGCGGGTGATCATCACGGAGGTACACTTCGACGACCGGCCGCTGAACATCGACGGCAACCTGCTGCTGGTGCATATCGCCTACCGGGTGATCCAGAGCCAGGTGGACGGCAACCTGGTCTATCCCTTCTACAGAGAAGACCCGAACAATCCCGCGCCCAGCTATCCCCAGCCGGAGCCCGAGCCAGAACCGCCGCCGGTGCGCAGCGTGCGCCTGTCGCCGGACGTGCGCACGCTGTTCAATCTGCTCTGGTTCGACGCGGCCGAGATGAGCCCCGATCCGGACGACTCCTTGATCTGGCCAGCCGGGGAATACGAAGTCGCCTACATCGAGGGAGCCTTTCAGGACCGCAACGGCAAGTGGATCGTCAGCGATCCGGGTGACAACCACGGCCATTACCTGACGTTCGAGGGAGCGCCAGAAACAGAAGCGCCCCAGGCCGAGCACGCCCTCTATCTGGCCGCGAGCGGTCTAGGCTTCGACACCCAGAGCCAGGCGGAAGACAACGCCGCTGGCACCGTTCACCGGATCACCACGTTGGAGCCGGGCCGCATCGGTCTGTTCTATTTCGAGGGCAAGAAGGAATCCCACTACCTCAACAACACATCCGGGCAGCCCAATCCCGTCTGGCAACTGCGCGGCCCGCTCTGA
- a CDS encoding baseplate J/gp47 family protein gives MGRASIGYINKDYESIRQELLAKIPQLTDRWTDFNHSDLGVVLLDLFCGVGDMLAYYLDGQAAEAFLPTARQRQNVINLCKLIGYRLDSPVASTTTLRFRLSAPLGKDLTIPAGTACRALLSDGEADFETVEDGLLPRGLLSVDIPARQGVRRTETFTSTGLPFQRIRLTGDVIAQGTITVTVGDDAWSEVDHFQDSLADSRHFMADLDALDISTLIFGDGQSGAVPAQGSAIAVSYLQTIGDQGNLGPNRITQLLSPVYLNGGQVSLTATNPVPATGGASREALEHARRQAPAELRSLWKAVTLEDYQALAEGYPGVAKAKVLDTNACQNIRYYNVQLAIAPNGGGMPSALLKRDLAEFLERRKVITVEINLFDPIYRPVSIDAEVYIWPGEPLENVRSRIETALTDFFSFDLVSFGQTIHFSDLVALIDGVRGVSHMHLYAPQQDIELRHGEIPVLGSVNLDLRRAG, from the coding sequence ATGGGCCGCGCAAGCATCGGATACATCAACAAGGATTACGAATCGATCCGTCAGGAGCTGCTGGCGAAGATCCCGCAGCTCACCGACCGCTGGACCGATTTCAACCACTCCGATCTCGGCGTCGTCCTGCTCGATCTGTTCTGCGGCGTGGGCGACATGCTGGCCTACTACCTGGACGGCCAGGCGGCCGAGGCCTTTCTGCCCACGGCCCGCCAGCGCCAGAACGTCATCAACCTCTGCAAGCTCATCGGCTACCGGCTGGATTCGCCGGTGGCCTCCACCACCACGCTGCGTTTCCGGCTCTCCGCCCCGCTCGGCAAGGATCTGACCATTCCGGCGGGAACGGCCTGCCGCGCCTTGCTGAGTGACGGCGAGGCGGATTTCGAGACGGTCGAGGACGGCCTGCTCCCGCGAGGCCTACTCTCGGTGGACATCCCGGCCCGGCAAGGCGTGCGCCGCACCGAGACCTTCACTTCGACGGGGCTGCCATTCCAGCGCATCCGCCTGACCGGCGACGTCATCGCCCAGGGCACCATCACCGTTACGGTGGGGGACGACGCCTGGAGCGAGGTCGATCACTTCCAGGACAGCCTGGCCGACAGCCGCCATTTCATGGCCGACCTGGACGCCCTCGACATCTCCACCCTGATTTTCGGCGACGGACAAAGCGGCGCTGTACCCGCTCAGGGAAGCGCCATCGCCGTCAGCTATCTGCAGACCATCGGGGACCAGGGCAATCTCGGTCCGAACCGGATCACCCAACTGCTGAGCCCGGTCTACCTGAACGGCGGCCAGGTCTCCCTGACCGCCACCAACCCGGTACCCGCCACCGGCGGCGCTTCGCGGGAAGCCCTCGAACACGCCCGCCGACAGGCACCGGCGGAGCTGCGCAGTCTCTGGAAGGCCGTCACCCTGGAGGATTACCAGGCGCTCGCCGAAGGTTACCCAGGCGTCGCCAAGGCCAAGGTGCTCGACACCAATGCCTGTCAGAACATCCGCTATTACAACGTTCAACTGGCCATCGCCCCCAACGGCGGCGGAATGCCCTCGGCGCTGCTCAAGCGGGACCTCGCCGAGTTTCTCGAACGCCGCAAGGTCATCACGGTCGAGATCAACCTGTTCGACCCGATCTATCGGCCCGTTTCCATCGACGCCGAGGTCTACATCTGGCCCGGTGAACCGCTGGAAAACGTGCGCAGCCGCATCGAAACCGCGCTCACCGATTTCTTTTCCTTTGACCTAGTCTCCTTCGGTCAGACCATTCACTTCTCCGACCTGGTGGCGCTGATCGATGGCGTGCGTGGCGTCAGCCACATGCATCTCTACGCGCCCCAGCAGGACATCGAGCTGCGCCACGGCGAAATCCCGGTTCTCGGCAGTGTCAACCTCGATCTGCGGAGGGCCGGTTGA